In a single window of the Papaver somniferum cultivar HN1 chromosome 8, ASM357369v1, whole genome shotgun sequence genome:
- the LOC113303352 gene encoding probable S-adenosylmethionine-dependent methyltransferase At5g38780 isoform X1: MDVAPSKTLSGSATTEAIPMNGGDGRNSYANNSSLQRFVVDRSKSMIDEAIANYLDIGICPSSDTFRIADLGCSVGPNTFIAMQNIIEAIDLKYRKYGSSPEYHVYFNDHASNDFNTLFVSLPPEKRYFAAGVPGSFHTRLFPKGSLHVAHSSTSLQWLSQVPKEVLDINSPAYNRGRIHYPNAKHQVVEAYSAQYTKDMDAFLYARAEEVVCGGLVVLIVPVVPDETSPSQSRVESLYDILGSCLLDMVKTGLVEEAKVDSFNVPEYSTAPQGLKKLVETNGCFNIERIVDILPEENKIRPPAQILSGHIRAAVEGVIKSHFGCDDHIIDHLFQHLYPKKIKDTFASLTTAMEKKTMLFVLLKRK, translated from the exons ATGGATGTGGCACCCTCGAAGACGCTCTCAGGGTCAGCTACTACTGAAGCAATTCCAATGAATGGTGGAGATGGTCGTAATAGTTATGCCAATAACTCTTCTCTTCAG AGATTTGTGGTTGATAGGTCCAAATCGATGATCGATGAGGCAATTGCAAATTATCTTGACATCGGAATTTGCCCATCATCAGACACTTTTAGGATAGCAGATTTGGGTTGCTCCGTAGGACCAAATACGTTCATTGCGATGCAAAACATAATCGAAGCTATTGATCTTAAATACCGCAAATATGGTTCATCCCCTGAATATCATGTCTATTTCAATGATCATGCATCAAATGATTTCAACACTCTTTTTGTATCCCTTCCACCTGAAAAGCGTTACTTCGCTGCCGGTGTGCCGGGTTCATTTCACACCCGTTTGTTTCCGAAGGGCTCTCTTCATGTAGCTCACTCTTCGACTTCGCTTCAATGGTTGTCTCAAGTACCGAAAGAAGTGTTGGATATTAACTCTCCTGCTTATAACAGAGGGAGAATCCATTATCCCAATGCCAAACATCAAGTGGTTGAAGCTTATTCAGCTCAGTATACCAAGGACATGGACGCTTTTCTTTATGCTCGTGCAGAAGAGGTCGTCTGCGGTGGCTTAGTAGTTCTGATTGTTCCGGTCGTTCCAGATGAGACCTCACCTTCTCAATCACGCGTGGAGTCTCTTTATGATATATTGGGATCTTGTCTCCTGGACATGGTTAAGACG GGACTAGTGGAAGAAGCAAAAGTAGACTCTTTCAATGTGCCAGAATACTCAACAGCACCACAAGGATTGAAGAAATTGGTAGAGACAAATGGGTGCTTTAATATAGAGAGAATAGTGGATATTCTTCCCGAAGAAAATAAAATCAGACCTCCTGCACAAATACTCAGTGGACATATAAGAGCTGCAGTTGAAGGGGTTATAAAATCACATTTTGGATGCGACGACCATATAATTGATCACCTTTTCCAGCATCTCTATcccaaaaaaattaaagataCCTTTGCAAGTTTGACGACGGCCATGGAGAAAAAAACtatgttgtttgttcttctcaaaCGCAAATGA
- the LOC113303352 gene encoding probable S-adenosylmethionine-dependent methyltransferase At5g38780 isoform X2: MDVAPSKTLSGSATTEAIPMNGGDGRNSYANNSSLQRFVVDRSKSMIDEAIANYLDIGICPSSDTFRIADLGCSVGPNTFIAMQNIIEAIDLKYRKYGSSPEYHVYFNDHASNDFNTLFVSLPPEKRYFAAGVPGSFHTRLFPKGSLHVAHSSTSLQWLSQVPKEVLDINSPAYNRGRIHYPNAKHQVVEAYSAQYTKDMDAFLYARAEEVVCGGLVVLIVPVVPDETSPSQSRVESLYDILGSCLLDMVKTFPLKSNVAIVWKTDLHPSSFRVCLAWMELTVEFGQTVGFKF, from the exons ATGGATGTGGCACCCTCGAAGACGCTCTCAGGGTCAGCTACTACTGAAGCAATTCCAATGAATGGTGGAGATGGTCGTAATAGTTATGCCAATAACTCTTCTCTTCAG AGATTTGTGGTTGATAGGTCCAAATCGATGATCGATGAGGCAATTGCAAATTATCTTGACATCGGAATTTGCCCATCATCAGACACTTTTAGGATAGCAGATTTGGGTTGCTCCGTAGGACCAAATACGTTCATTGCGATGCAAAACATAATCGAAGCTATTGATCTTAAATACCGCAAATATGGTTCATCCCCTGAATATCATGTCTATTTCAATGATCATGCATCAAATGATTTCAACACTCTTTTTGTATCCCTTCCACCTGAAAAGCGTTACTTCGCTGCCGGTGTGCCGGGTTCATTTCACACCCGTTTGTTTCCGAAGGGCTCTCTTCATGTAGCTCACTCTTCGACTTCGCTTCAATGGTTGTCTCAAGTACCGAAAGAAGTGTTGGATATTAACTCTCCTGCTTATAACAGAGGGAGAATCCATTATCCCAATGCCAAACATCAAGTGGTTGAAGCTTATTCAGCTCAGTATACCAAGGACATGGACGCTTTTCTTTATGCTCGTGCAGAAGAGGTCGTCTGCGGTGGCTTAGTAGTTCTGATTGTTCCGGTCGTTCCAGATGAGACCTCACCTTCTCAATCACGCGTGGAGTCTCTTTATGATATATTGGGATCTTGTCTCCTGGACATGGTTAAGACG TTCCCTTTAAAGTCTAACGTGGCAATAGTTTGGAAGACGGATCTCCATCCTAGTTCTTTTAGGGTGTGTTTGGCATGGATGGAGTTAACAGTGGAGTTCGGTCAAACAGTGGGGTTCAAATTTTAA